The genomic DNA TGTCACCCCTTCAGCCTGTATGCCGGCAAGAAGGATCGCAGACTTCACCTGGGCGCTTGCAACGGGTAGTTCATATCGGATCCCTTGAAGATCCCCACCCCTGATGGAAAGGGGTGTATAATCCCCGCCTGCGCGCCCATCGATCATTGTTCCAAGCAGCTTCAAAGGGCCTGCCACCCGCTTCATCGGCCGTCTGGCAATGGATTCATCACCGATGAGGATGGAATGGAAAGGCCGCCCTGCAAGGAGCCCCATGATGAGCCGGGTAGTAGTTCCGGAGTTTCCTGTGTCAAGAATATCAACAGGTTCCTCCAGTCCTTCCCAGCCCTTACCGTGTACGATGATTTCATCTTCAGAAACGTCGATCTGCACCCCGAGTTTCCTGAAGCATGAGATTGTACTCAAACAGTCGTCACCCATAAGGAAGTTATGTACCTTCGTCTCTCCTTCTGCAATGGAGCCAAACATGATGGCACGGTGGGAGATGGATTTATCGCCCGGCACATTGATTTCTCCATCCAGTCCCCCTGCCGGTTTCGCCAGTCTTTTACTGTCCTGCATATTGATTCACCTCATCCTAAGAATAATTCATAGCCTGTTTTATTTGTCAGGCATTTCATCGCCTTGTCCCTGTCCTGAGACGTTTGGAAGCTGATGACCAGCACTCCGTATATGTCTTCACGCGTCTCCATGATCCGGATATTGGTCAGACTGATCTCCTCTTCGGCCAGATAACCCGTGACCTCCGAGATCACACCCGGGTAGTCGGGTACATCTACGAAGAGATCATAAAAGGATGGGATGGCGCCTTTTGAAAGCATCGGTAGCTCGTCCCTGAATGATTTTGCTTCCTCGAAGTAGGATGCGATCACTTCGGGATCATTTTCTTCGATCATATCGATGACTGCTTTCATCTCCTCATTCCACTGGTCAAGCTGGGCAAGAAGGACTTCCCTGTTCTGCATGGTGATGTCTTTCCACATGACGGGGCTCGATGAAGCGATCCTGGTGATATCACGGAATCCACCGGCAGCGAGTCTCCTTACATAGGGATGATCCTCAGCGTGACGCTTCGCCTGCTGAACGAGTGAGGCTGCTACGATGTGGGGGAAATGACTGATTGTTCCCGTGACAGCGTCATGCTCTTTCGGATCAATCACGATGAACTTCGCCTGGGTCCCCTTAAGCCACTCCTTCAGCTCGTCAATCCTCTCTTCCGAGTGCCCTTTCCCTGGAGTAAGCATGTAAAAGGCGTTCTCAAATAGAAAATCCTTGGCAGCCGTGACGCCGCTCTTATGAGAGCCGGCCATGGGATGTCCTCCTATGAAACACCATTTATTAGGAAGAATGCTCTCCGCCCTGTCCATGATTTGTGCTTTTGTACTTCCTGTGTCGGTTATGATGACAGTCGGCTTCAAGTTGAAATCCCGGAATGTTTCAAGAAGTTTTTCCGTCTGGAAGACAGGCGTCGATATGATGATCAGATCCGCTGATTCAACAGCATCCTTCAATGATTCGACGGCTTCATCGATGATTCCGAGGCTGAGACCAAGCTTCATTTCCTTTTCCTGCACATCAAACCCTGCAACCCTTGCTTCGGGATGCTGATTCTTTATACACAGGGCAAGGGACCCCCCGATGAGTCCAAGCCCTATCACTACTACATTACCCTTCATGTTCCTTCCACCTCGTCCCGTTAGAAAAAAGTCGGAAAGAAGATTCTTTCCGACTGGTCACTATTCATTGTGTCAATCTGGCTCCAAGGAATTCTTTCATCTTGGAGATCACTTCATCGTTCTGTTCAGTA from Rossellomorea marisflavi includes the following:
- a CDS encoding prephenate dehydrogenase, translating into MKGNVVVIGLGLIGGSLALCIKNQHPEARVAGFDVQEKEMKLGLSLGIIDEAVESLKDAVESADLIIISTPVFQTEKLLETFRDFNLKPTVIITDTGSTKAQIMDRAESILPNKWCFIGGHPMAGSHKSGVTAAKDFLFENAFYMLTPGKGHSEERIDELKEWLKGTQAKFIVIDPKEHDAVTGTISHFPHIVAASLVQQAKRHAEDHPYVRRLAAGGFRDITRIASSSPVMWKDITMQNREVLLAQLDQWNEEMKAVIDMIEENDPEVIASYFEEAKSFRDELPMLSKGAIPSFYDLFVDVPDYPGVISEVTGYLAEEEISLTNIRIMETREDIYGVLVISFQTSQDRDKAMKCLTNKTGYELFLG